TGGCTGACCTCACAGCAGGTGACAATAGACGTTATGTCGCTTATTTATTGACACAAGTAACGTTATTAGGTTGTGCTGTGCTGACCTTTGTATCATTTTCTACCGAAGTCAAACAGACTTTTTATGGCCTGTATGTCGATGATGCGATGGCGGATATTCTTAAACTGATGGTGTATGGTACTGTGTCGGCTGTTCTAGTCTATTCCCATTCTTATATCAGCGATCGCGGGTTGCTGAAAGGTGAGTTTTTCAGCTTGATTCTGTTTGCGACTCTGGGAATGATGGTGATGATCTCTGCCAGTCATTTTCTCACTCTTTACATTGGGCTGGAGTTGCTCTCACTGTCACTTTATGCGCTTGTTGCATTGCGGCGTGATTCCATTGTGGCGACGGAAGCTGCCATGAAATTTTTTGTGTTAGGTGCTCTTGCTTCTGGATTTTTACTTTACGGCATGTCGATGGTTTACGGTGCGACCGGTACATTGCATGTATCGCAACTTGCTCAAATCATTCAAAGTGAAGCAAGTAGCAAAGAAGTATTGGTTGTCGGTTTGGTATTTATTGTGGCTGGAATTGGTTTTAAATTGAGCGCGGCACCTTTTCACATGTGGGCTCCCGATGTTTATCAAGGCGCTCCGACAGCAATCACCTTATTTATCGGTTCTGCTCCTAAGTTTGCAGCCTTCGGTTTTGTTATGCGTTTATTGATCGAAGGTTTGGGAGAGATGGTTTCCGATTGGCAAGGCATGCTGGTGATTCTTGCTGTTTTGTCGATGGCGGTGGGTAATATTGCCGCTATTGCACAAGTTAATATCAAGCGCATGCTGGCTTACTCAACTATTTCGCATATGGGGTTCTTGTTGCTGGGGTTTATCAGTGCCGATTCGAACGGTTACAGTTCGGCGTTATTTTATGTGATTGCTTATGTTCTGATGACATTGGGTACATTTGCTATGATCATGTTACTGTGCCGAAGTGGATTTGAGGCTGAAAATATCAATGACTTCAAAGGACTCAGTAAAAGAAACAGCTGGTACGCGTTTGTCACATTGTTGTTGATGCTTTCCTTAGCAGGCATTCCACCGATGATCGGATTTTATGCAAAATTTTCTGTATTACAAGCTGTTGTGAATGCAGGATACATTTGGTTGGCTGTTGCGGCGGTATTGTTCTCATTGGTCGGTGCTTTCTATTATTTACGTATTATCAAATTAATGTATTTTGACGAGCCTGAAGACACAGAAGTGCTGTCACCTAATAGTGACGTAAAAATCCTATTGAGTGCGAACGGTTTTGCGGTACTGGCTCTGGGTATTTTTCCTCAAGCATTGATGAGTCTCAGCTTATACGCCATTCAAAATTCCATGTAGCCGGAAATAAGCAAGGGTATTACTCAGAAAATATCCTTGTTCAGTACATTCTATAAAAAACACCCTTCAAAGTTGAAAAGTATCTTCCTAACTGAAGTATTTTCTTTTCTCTAATTGTCTCCTTCCTTGCAAGAATTGCCAGGAAGGGGTGCGCAGTACATAAAAATTTCAATTGTTATTTCACTATCTTGATTTTCTTATTGTAATCCCCACATTAAAGCAAAACATTTGAGGAGATTAATGTGCAAGCTGAAACAAACAAAGAACACTTAAACTTTCAAGCGGAAGCGAAACAATTATTAAGATTAATGATTCATTCCTTATACAGTAATAAGGAAATTTTCTTGCGTGAATTGATTTCAAATGCATCGGATGCAGCTGATAAATTGCGCTTTGAAGGTCTTACCGATGCTGCGCTGTATGAATCAGATTCCGATCTTAAAATTCGTGTGAGCTATAACGCGAACGAACGGACGGTGACCATTTCGGATAACGGTATCGGTATGTCGCGACAAGAAGTCATCGATCATATTGGAACCATTGCGAAGTCGGGGACGCGTGAATTCTTTAACTCTTTAACCGGTGATCAAGTCAAAGATGCGCATTTGATCGGTCAATTCGGTGTCGGTTTTTATTCCGCATTTATTGTGGCCGATAAAGTTACCCTGATTACCCGGCGGGCAGGATTGACTGCCGAGCATGGTGTATGCTGGGAATCCAGCGGTGAGGGTGATTACACGTTGGAAACCGTCGAGAAAACAGCCAGAGGCACGGACATTATTTTGCATTTGCGCACCGATGAAGATGAATTTCTTAATGGCATGCGAATTCGTAACATCATTCGTAAGTATTCCGATCACATTACGTTGCCTATCGTAATGAAGAAAGAAGAGTGGTCGCAAGATGAAAAGAAAAATAAAATTACCGATGAAGATGAAACGATAAACCAAGCTAATGCATTATGGGCGCGCCCTAAGAGTGAAATAACCGTTGAGCAATACAATGAATTTTATAAACATGTAGCGCATGATTTCGAGCCTCCGTTGGCTTATTTGCATGCACGTGTAGAGGGCAAGCAGGAATATACGCAGCTTTTGTACATTCCGGCGCGCGCACCTTTCGATTTATTCGATCGTGAGCGCCGGCATGGAATTAAATTGTATGTGCAGCGTGTATTCATTATGGATGATGCGGAAAAGCTACTGCCGAACTATCTGCGCTTCGTGCGTGGTGTAATCGATTCGAACAATCTGCCGCTGAATGTGTCGCGCGAGATCTTGCAGGAATCTAAGGATATCGACTCAATCCGAGCTGGTGTAGTCAAAAAAGTGCTGGGATTGATCGAAGACTTATCCAAAAATGAGGACGAAGAAGGGAAAGAAAAATACAAAACTTTCTACCGGGAGTTTGGTCAGGTTCTTAAGGAAGGTGTCGGTGAAGACTTTGCCAACCGCGAGCGTATCGCGAAATTGTTGCGTTTCATTACTACGCACAGCGATACTGATGAACCGGTTGTTTCACTCGATACTTATGTGCAGCGCATGAAAGAAGGTCAGAAAAAAATTTATTACGTGACTGCCGATAATCTGAAAGCTGCACAGAATAGCCCTCACCTGGAAGTTTTCCGCAAGAAGGGTATTGAAGTGTTATTACTGTCTGATCGTATTGATGAATGGCTAGTGAGTAATTTAACCGAGTTTGATGGAAAACCGCTGCAATCAGTCGCAAAAGGTGGCTTGGATTTGGGCGATCTGGAAGATGAGGCAGAAAAAGAAGAGCGTGAAAAAGAAACTACCGCCTTCCATGAGCTGACAGAAAAAATGAAACAAACGCTCAGCGAGCAAGTAAAAGATGTTCGTGTTACTTTCCGATTAACCGAATCACCGGCTTGCTTAGTTGCGGATACGTATGATATGGGCGGAAATCTTGAGAGATTACTGAAATCCGCAGGACAGAAGGTGCAACATGCCAAACCGATCCTCGAAATCAATCCACATCATCCGATGGTACAGCGATTGAAGACCGAAGTCGAAAATTTCGAGGATTGGAGTCATTTACTATTCGGTCAAGCTTTGCTGGCGGAGGGAGGGCAACTTGAAGATCCGGCCGCATTTGTAAGAAGACTGAATGAATTGTTACTGCTGAAATCCTGAAGTTGATAAAGTTTTTGTGCCTCCAATAAATCTTCCGGCATAAGCCTGATGAGGCCGGAAGATTCAAGAATCGCTTGAAACTTCTACTCAGTTCGACTGTCCATTTCTTGCATACAAAAACATTGAACAATTTTAAAGATAAGCATTCAGGTAGACAGTGGGTAGATCAAAAAAAAATCAGATTGCGGATATAACCGAACCCTATCAAGCAAAGCTGCTGGCGCCGTTTGCTGTACTCGGTATTAAAACAGAAGAAGATTGGCTTACGGCCATAGATTATTTGCCAGTCGATACGCCGACACTCGCACCGCAGACCTTGCTGGCGAAAGAAGTATGCAGACAGTTGCAAGCTTATCTGGCGGGACCAGATTTTATATTTGATCTGAGTTTGCATATCAGCGGAACAGCGCATCAACAGCGCGTTTGGCAAGCTATTCAGGAAATTCCAAGCGGTAAAACAAGCAGTTATGCAGAAATTGCAGTGCAATTACACTCCGCTCCTCGAGCAGTAGGCCGGGCATGCGGCGCCAACCGGATACCGATCATCATACCGTGCCATCGGGTTATTGCTAAGAATGGCGGATTAGGAGGTTTTATGAATGCGAGTGATGGTGATCCCCTTGAGATCAAACGTTGGTTATTGCGTCATGAGAGCACCTGAACTTAATGCTGGTTTGCTGGATGAGTTTTCCGATGCCTTATGGCTGGAAGATGGTTTGTCGCGTAACACACTCGACAGTTATCGCAATGATTTGCAACTTTTTAGCGAATGGCTCAGAAAACGCAATCAAGATAACCGGATATTGACTGACGCGACTCATACCGATCTGCTTGAATTTTTGGCTTCCAGAGTTTCCGCCAAGATCAAGGCCAGTACAACCAGCCGCGAATTATCCAGCCTGAAGCGTTTCTATCGTTTCTTATTGCGCCAGGGAAAAATTACCACGGACCCCAGTCTCAATATTGAAACACCCAAATTGCAGCGCAGCTTACCGGAAAGTCTGACTGAGAAAGAAGTTGAGCTGCTACTGAGTGCTCCCGACTTACAACATCCGCTTGGCTTGCGTGATCGTGCCATGCTGGAAGTTTTATATGCCAGCGGATTGCGCGTATCGGAGTTAATCAATTTGAAGTACTCGCAGGTCAGCATGGATATGGGGGTTTTACGCGTCATGGGCAAAGGTAGAAAGGAGCGTCTTGCGCCACTGGGGGAAGAGTCTCTCGAATGGCTAAGCCGCTACACCAAAGAAGCCAGACCCTCACTGTTGAACGGTATTGTTACCGATACCATTTTTGTGACAGCGCGTGGTGCGGCTATGACACGCCAGGCGTTTTGGTACTTGATTAAGCGCTATGCGCAAGTCGTTGGTATTGAGAAGCAACTATCCCCGCATACTCTGCGACATGCCTTTGCCACGCATCTATTGAATCATGGTGCTGATTTGCGCGTTGTGCAATTGCTGCTGGGACATGCGGATATTTCCACTACGCAAATTTACACCCATATCGCGCGTGAACGCCTGAAACAGTTGCATGCTAAGCATCACCCCCGTGGTTAATCAAGCAGCGATCACGGATCATCTTTTAGCTAACAGTACATAAAACGCCAGACTCCCAAGGCCCATAAAAGTAATCAACGACCAATCGGGGATGGTGAGCGATAGGAACTGCCAATCAATAGTGGCGCAATCGCCGTTGGCTTCGAACATCTCAGGCCACCAGCCGGCAATCGGTAAGGAATTCAGAAAAGCTTCCTCCGGACTGATACCGCATTCGAATGCTTCCGGATACCGTATCAACCACGCATGCCGCGCGGCGATGATTGCGCCTGTCAGGGCAAATCCGCACAGCAAGAAACCATAAATACGGCGCCCGATTACTTTGGGGTTATGAAGGAACGCGAGCAAAGCGGTTAATCCCAATAGCCAGTAAGCAACGCGTTGCGCTACACACAACGGGCAAGGGAGCAATCCTTGCACATGCTGCAAAAATTGTGCATAGCCTAGCAGACCGATACAGCAAAGGAGAATCAATAAAAATAGTAGTCGCATTTATTTTGTTTGGGTCTTAGGAAGTTAAAGCGGGTTTAAACGTAACAATTTAAGAATTTCATGATAGAGATTATCACGGCGATGATTAAAACGAAATTCGGTTTCTTTCAAGTGCAGGTAGAAAGTATGTTCGGGCACACCATTGAACTTGGCCAAACGTCTTTTAGCAAAACTCCAGAAAGACTCGATACCATTAATATGCCGCTCGCCACTGGCAAACTCATTGTCACCATGGTGAACCCTGAAGTGCTTATCAAAGCCGATATCGACCAATCCGTCATAACCACGCCATCCATCGGAATGGATTACGGTATCGGGCGCTACATGCCCACGGATAATGGCTTGCAATGTCGCTTTAGAGCAATCTGGAACAATCTCTGTATAAACTTTTCCTTGGCGTTTAAGCACACCAAAGACTATTGTTTTGCCATAAGCGCCCCGCCCCCTTTTACCCCTGACTCGCTGGACACCAAAGTAAGACTCATCAACTTCTACAGAACCTTGCAGAGGGGATTCAAGTTCGCAATTCTGGGCAATTCGCTGTCGTATTTTAAGATAAATGGTATTGACGGATCGGATAGAAATGCCGGTCAATTGGGCTGTGTCAGTAGCAGTAAAATCCATCGAAAAACATCGAATAAGTTGCCTGAATTTTGCTTCTCTGATTCGAGAACGAAAATAGTATCTGTTTTTAGCATTCATCTCAGAAAGTTAGCACACTTTAGTAAGTGCTTAACTTCCTAAGACCCTTTGTTTTTTCTTTAATCGGTTGGATCGCTCAGTTTATCCATTAAGCGTTTATGGATTTTAGATAGTTTGTTATCATCAGAAGAATCAGCCTGACTGATGTTTATAGTAGCACTGGAGTTTACTTTTCACTGACTTAATTGAGGAGATTTGCCATGCGAACAACGATACTGACCATCACTTTGATTACTGCCGCATTATTTATTTCCGGTACATCCCTCGCAGAATTGGGGAAAATGGATAAAGCCGAAGCGCAAGCTAAAACCAAATTCGATCATATCGGATTGGCTGAGATGTATGAAAAAGAAGCTAATGAAATGAATGCGAAAGCCAAGGAACAAAAGGTGTTACTGGAAGAATATAAACAGCATAGCGAATATTACGGGCGAGAAGGCCAAGATTTCCAGTCGCATCACGAAGCTTTATTGCGGGAATATTCCAGAGCGGCTGAGCGTAATAAGGAAATGGCTGCTTTACACCGGAAAATGATCAAGTAAACTGAAATAATACTGCCGGTCATTTCATTTCTCTTTCCAAATAGCATAAGCAAGCAATAACCAAGCGGTGAGAAATGAAACGCCGCCGAATGGCGTGATCATGCCGAGTCCGCGCACGCCTGTTATGCTCAGTACGTAAAGGCTAAAGCTGAATAATACGATACCCGCCATCATTAGCCAGCCGGATACCGGCATCAGGCGGGATTTTGGAAAATGCAGCAATAGTAAGCCGATGACGATGATGCCAAAAGCGTGATAAAAATGATATTGCACGCCGGTATGATAAACCGACAGCATGTCGGCTGATATAACCCGCTTCAGTCCGTGCGCACCGAAAGCGCCCAAGGCGATGCATAAAACCGTATTCAAGGTACCCAGTATGAGAAAAGTTTTCGGCATCGGCGATCCAGTCCTTCTTGTTCTTGTGAAATAAGGTAATTATTGTGTGAGAGTGCGTGCTTCAGGAGTTCTTCGTTTTTGTGACATCCGCTTCGCACATTCCGTGCGCGAATTTTACCTGAATTCGATCACCGCAATGAATTTGTTTGCTGTCGCGGATGATGGTGTTTTGCGCGGTGTACGTGATGCTGTATCCACGCTCAAGTACCGATTGCGGATTCAAATGAGATAGCTGTGCCTGCACATGTTGAAGCCGGATTGATAGGGACTCGAAATGACGGATATACGCAGAATTGAATCGAGCAGCCATTTCTTTTTGTTGCTCTTCAATTCGAGCGATATTGGGACTTGCCGCCGCCAATCGTTGATTAAATTCGAGTAATTTCCACAGCTTTCTTTCCAACTGATGGCTGCAAGTTTTCATCAACCGGTCTTGCAGATGGTGCAGATGAATGGATTGCTGTCTGATACGATCACCTGGATATATCAAGCGGTGCGACAATATATCGATCTGTTGCATGGCATTCTCTATACGATGTAACATGGCGCGAGCTAACCGCAATTGCAGGGCGTTCAAGCGCTGGCTTAATTCCTTATGATCCTTGCTTGCCATTTCAGCCGCCGCCGTTGGTGTGGGGGCGCGGACATCGGCGGCAAAATCCGCGATGGTAAAATCCGTTTCGTGACCGACGCCGCTGATCACCGGAATTGTGCTGCCAGCAATGGCGAGTGCGACGATTTCCTCGTTGAATGCCCATAAATCTTCAATGCTGCCACCGCCACGACATACGATCAGCACATCGCATTCAGCGCGTTGATTGGCGGTTGTTATTGCTGTGGCGATCAAACCGGCTGCAGCTTTTCCCTGAACTAAAACAGGGTAGAGAATAACCGGCAAGGATGGCATGCGTCGTTGCAATGTCGACAGAACATCGCGCAACGCGGCCGTATCCGGGGAGGTGATGATACCGATTTGCGTGGGGAAGGCGGGTAGTGGTTTTTTCCGCGCCGGATTAAACAATCCGGCTTTATCCAGCTTTGCCTTAAGCTTCTCGAAGGCTTCGAACAATTCTCCTAAACCGGCGCGCCGCATCGTTTCGACATTGAGCTGAAAATCACCGCGGGGTTCATAGAGAGTAACCAGCGCCAGCACTTCGACTTGCATGCCGTCTTTCGGTTGCCAATCCAGATACTGATGTTTGTGACCGAACAACACGCAGCGGATTTGCGCATTGGAATCCTTGAGTGAGAAGTACCAGTGACCGGACTGATAGCACTTCAAATTCGAGACTTCACCTTTTACCCATAGCAACGGAATGTTCTGTTCTAGGAATTGCTTGGTGTTGCTATTCAGCTCACTGACTGTAAGTACTGTACGCGCAAGGTTCGCTGATGGAAAAGGGAGAAGATTCATGATGGGCGCATGCCATTATTTGCATGATTTATTGGAACTATACCAGTGTAATGCGTAGCTCTCAAAGCGTGCTGTTACTGTATATAAGTGACTGTTTATTAAAAATAATTGTGTAAGATTAAAAAATAATCAAGAGAAAAAAAATGTTTGGATTTGGTCACTTAATTCTTATATTGATTACATACTCACAGACTTATCCACAGAAATTGTGGATAGAAAGCCGGTTATTTTTGCAGCAAATTGAGTATTGCGATACTGTGCATGCTGAGTCGGCTACTTAGTTATAGAATATAATTGAAAAATTTAGGAAGGCACAGAATGATACCTGGATCTAAAGTAAGTGAGGAGATTATCACGTGTTATCGTTAATTCAAGCAGCCGGCTGGCCGATCTGGCCAATCATCATTGCTTCCGTCGTGGCCTTGGGCATTATCGGAGAACGTATGTGGACATTGCGATTGAGTGTTATTGCGCCGAAGGAATTGCTTCCGAGGGTGCTAAATGAATATAAGCGCAATGGCGTGAATCCCGAAATGCTGACACGCTTGCAAAAGCACTCTCCGCTGGGGCAAATTCTTGCCGGTGGACTTAAGAATGTCAAAAGCACACGTGAAATCATGAAAGAGTCGATCGAAGAGTCCGGTCGGGTGATTGCACACGATCTGAATCGCTATCTGACAACATTGGGAACGATTGCCGCACTGAGTCCTCTGATGGGTCTGTTTGGCACTTTGGTTGGAATGATTGAGATTTTCGGATCGAATTCGCCCACCGGCAGCAATCCGACACAGCTCGCTTACGGAATTTCCGTCGCTTTGTATAATTCCGCCTTTGGGATACTGGTAGCCATTCCCAGCATGATTTTTTACCGCCACTTCCGTGCGAAAGTCGACGATATCGTCATAGAAATGGAATTGCAGGCATTGAAGCTGGTTGAAATGGTGCATGGCGAACGGGAAACCTGAGTGAGTCTATAAATTTGTGCGCATGGCTTGTAGTGCATATCTTCAATCGAAGCATCGAAGAGAGTATCTTGCCACGAGGCTGGAATGACAAATGCCGCGAAACATGATGCCAACGTAGTAGTGTATACTTCGGTTCAGTCAATTTGGACTTGAAATATAAGCAGGAACAGACAGGTAAGCGGAAAGGTGAATGTTTTCTGTTGCCCTTTGATCGCGGAGTCTGGAGATCGCGAAGTCAAACTGAATTAAGTGATAGTCAATGGTTTTCTTAGCAAAAGATTGGCAGGCTGATTGCTTTATACGTACATGAACGAGAACAGGGGTATTTTGAGAAACACAAATCCGATCACAAATCATAGCTACCTGATTGTTATTTTGTTGTTTGTTTGTATTATTGTGCTGCAAGGTTGCGCATCGGTGCCGAAAAATGGTGATCTGGAAACGGATCCGGTTGATCCGCACGAAAAGATTAATCGTGCTTCTTACGATTTTACCGATAAAGTGGATCGGACGGTGTTCGTGCCCATTGTGAACGCCTACATCGATTATGTTCCGAATGCTGCGCAGCGGTCCATTGGCAATTTCTACGATAACTTGTCTTACCCCAATGTCATGTTGAATTCTTTTCTGCAGGGCAAGGTAAAGCAAGGTGCTTCCGATACCTTACGTTTTTTTGTGAACTCAACCGTGGGAATGCTCGGACTTTTTGATATGGCATCGCACATGGGATTACAGAAGAATGATGAAGATTTTGGTCAGACACTCGGAGTATGGGGTGTGGATCCCGGGTCTTACTTGTTCATTCCCCTTGTCGGTCCGAGCAGCGAACGTGACGTAACCAATATCCCCGTAGGTATTTTTACCAATGTATTATTCTATGCCGGTCTTGCGGTCGGATCATACTTTGCGGCTCCTTTGACTATCCTGGGTGCTATCGATAAGCGTGCGCGCTTGGTGGGGGCAATGCGAATTCGCGACGAAGCTGCAATTGATCCCTATTTGTTCGTGCGCGAAGCCTCCATGCAACAACGTGAATTTCTCGTGCACGATGGCAGACTGCCGTTGGACCTTTATGACTCTGAGCCTTTTCAGGATAATCCTTTTGAGAAAGACGGGAAAAAGAAAAAATAATGAATACGAATTATCGTCTCGTGTCTGTTTTTATAAACTATTTACCAGAAGCTGTTTGTATGTAAAATCAAAATCAGCCTGAACGGTAGCGAATGAATTATCCATTGGGGAATTTGTAACGTAATATAAGTGCTTAGGAATATATGAACGGATCTCAAAGAATAGCGGCTGTATCGCAACAACAAGATGATTTTACGGTTAACGATGAAGCACCTGAATCGTATACAGCGCCAGCCCTGAACCAGGATGGAATCAATGCGGCCGAGCTGGAGACGAAGTTTGCTCAAGCGCGTGCGGCCATGCTGGCATTACAGAATCCGGATGGACACTGGTGTTTCCCGCTCGAAGCCGACTGTACCATTCCGGCCGAATATATTTTGATGATGCATTTCATGGATGAAATCGACGTCATTCTGGAAAACAAAATCGCCCGTTTCATCCGCGATAAGCAGGATATGACGCACGGTGGCTGGCCGCTTTATTATGGCGGTGCGTTCGATATCAGTTGTACGATCAAATCGTATTATGCGTTGAAGTTGGTAGGTGATTCGACCGATGCTCCGCACATGGTGCGCGCACGCGAAGCAATCCTGCAGCGCGGCGGGGCGGCCAAAGCGAATGTCTTTACCCGTTTGCTGCTTGCCATGTATGACCAGATTCCGTGGCGCGGCGTACCGGTGGTGCCGTCGGAGCTGGTATTGCTGCCAAGCTGGTTTCCTTTTCATATCAGCAAGGTTTCGTATTGGTCGCGCACGGTAATGATACCGCTGTCCATTCTGTGCACCATGAAAGCGCGTGCGATCAATCCGCGCAAAGTGAATATCCGCGAATTGTTTATCGTGCCGCCGGAAGAGGAAAAAAATTATTTTCCCAAGGCGGATACGCTGTTGAAGCGCGCTTTTATGCTGGTCGAACGTATCTTGTCGCGCTTCGAACCGAAACTCCCGCAATCGATTCGGCAGTATTCGATTCGTAAAGCTGAGCGCTGGACGCTCGAGCGCTTGAACGGTGAGTGTGGTATCGGTGCCATTTTTCCGGCCATGGTCAATGCGCACGAAGCGCTGACCTTGCTCGGCTATGACTATGATCACCCGAGCCGCGTGCAATGCCGTAACGCGCTGCGCGGATTACTGGTCGACGAAGGCGAACGTTCCTGGTGTCAGCCGTGCACATCGCCGGTCTGGGATACGGTATTGACAAGCCTGGCGCTACAGGAAGATCCCACGACCGGCCAGGAACCGGTGTTGAAGGCGCTAGATTGGCTGGTCGACCAGCAGGTTTTGGATGAACCGGGCGATTGGCGCGACAAGCGCCCCGATCTGCTGGGCGGTGGCTGGGCTTTCCAATATGCCAATCCGCATTATCCGGACCTCGACGATACGGCTGCAGTGGCTTGGGCATTAGACCAAGGAGGGGCGGAGCGACATCAGCAGTCGCTGGAACGAGCAGCCAACTGGCTCGCGGGTATGCAGTCGCGCAATGGCGGTTTTGCCGCTTTCGACATTGATAATGTCCATCACTATTTGAATGAAATTCCTTTCGC
The nucleotide sequence above comes from Gammaproteobacteria bacterium. Encoded proteins:
- the shc gene encoding squalene--hopene cyclase, with translation MNGSQRIAAVSQQQDDFTVNDEAPESYTAPALNQDGINAAELETKFAQARAAMLALQNPDGHWCFPLEADCTIPAEYILMMHFMDEIDVILENKIARFIRDKQDMTHGGWPLYYGGAFDISCTIKSYYALKLVGDSTDAPHMVRAREAILQRGGAAKANVFTRLLLAMYDQIPWRGVPVVPSELVLLPSWFPFHISKVSYWSRTVMIPLSILCTMKARAINPRKVNIRELFIVPPEEEKNYFPKADTLLKRAFMLVERILSRFEPKLPQSIRQYSIRKAERWTLERLNGECGIGAIFPAMVNAHEALTLLGYDYDHPSRVQCRNALRGLLVDEGERSWCQPCTSPVWDTVLTSLALQEDPTTGQEPVLKALDWLVDQQVLDEPGDWRDKRPDLLGGGWAFQYANPHYPDLDDTAAVAWALDQGGAERHQQSLERAANWLAGMQSRNGGFAAFDIDNVHHYLNEIPFADHGALIDPPTSDVTARCVGLLGKYGKHQREVWRGISFLLREQEKNGSWFGRWGTNYIYGTWSVLEAFRLAKFDMQHISVRRAVKWLESVQRVDGGWGETNDSYLDTQLAGRFTETSTAFQTAWAVLGLMAAGEVHSEPVRRGIQYLLRNQCDDHLWEEPWFTAPGFPRVFYLRYHGYSKFFPLWALARYRVLTREVGN